The Fervidobacterium pennivorans DNA segment TTAAACTCGGAGTGTTTTTGTTTCCAGCATCGATTATTAGCTATACTTTTACGTTTATAATTGCAAACATGATGTCTGATGTAGTTGGTAAAGAGCGTTCGAAATTTTTGGTTTTCATGGGTTTCCTAGCTCAAGCAGTTGCGAGCGGATTGATTTTATTTGGTTTATTTCTTCCATCTGCGGACATAAATAGAGCTGAAGCGTACCGTTTGATTTTGGGAATCAACTGGAGATTTACACTTGCTAGTTTGTCCGCATACGGAACTTCTCAGTTGATAAATTATTATATATTCAATTCAAGGTTCTTCAAAAAAGCATCTACTGCAAATCTTATCTCTGTTCTTGTTGCACAATTTTTCGATACACTGATATTCACGCTTGTCGCATTTATTGGTGTTTACGACCGCTTGTTTAATATGGTGTTGTCTCAGTATGTTATAAAGATTATAATAGTAGTGGTAACCAACCCAATATTTTTGTTGACCAAAAAAATGAAAGGTTAAGCTTAAAGTGCTAAGAAAGAGGCTTCAAAGTTTTTAAAGGAGTTGATAAGTTGTACGTTTTTGAAACTTATGGGTTAAACGGCTCAAAAAATATGGCAGTTGATGTTGCGCTTGGTCAAGTTGTGAATGAGCTAAACGATGTGATTCTTAGGTTCTATACATGGGAACGGCCAACGCTTTCTCTTGGTAAGCATCAGAAGGCAAAGGATGTAGATTTTGATTATCTTGAAGAGAATGGGTTTGATATTGTCCGGAGGCCATCCGGTGGACGAGCAGTTCTACATTGGGATGAAGTAACTTATTCGATAATTATTCCTCGAGGTCATGAGCTTTTCAAATTTGGAGTGCTTGAATTGTATAACTTGATTTCTAAAATCATCGTAGCTGGATTGAATAAACTGGGGTATCCTGTAGAATTAACAACGGGAAAAAACAAGCCATCCAGTCACATTTGTTTTCAAGTTCCTTCTGCCTATGAAATAACATTGAATGGTAAAAAAGTAGTTGGAAGCGCCCAAACCAGGACGCAAGATTACATACTCCAGCATGGTTCAATAGTGTTAATTCCCCACGAGGAAATTAAGCATTGTTTTAAAAACACGAAGACTCTTGATGTACCTTTAATAGGACTCTATGACCATGCATATAATGAATTTTCGCAGATAGTTGAAAGTTTGAAAGGAGCGTTTGAGAACTACTTCGGTAAAGGAACAGAATTCGACGAAAACTTGCAAACGAAGGTTTTGGAAATTAGCACCGGATTTGAGAAAGATTTCGTAGTTATAAAAGATGAAATTTTTGCAGAAGGATAGAAGGAAGTGGGATTATAATCGAGGAAGGAAAAAATCAAAATGTCTCGATGGATGATGAGACCTTTGGTGTGTTGTATGTTGTTGGAACGCCGATAGGTAATCTCAAAGATATCTCTTTTAGGGCTCTCGAAATCCTAAAAAATGTAGATTTAATAATTGCGGAAGACACCCGAAGAACTTCTCATCTGCTCTCTTATTACGGTATCTCCAAACCTATGGAGTCGTTTAACGAGCGAAATTCTTTCAAAAAGATAGACAACATTATTGAGCGTTTGAAATCAGGAATGAAAATTGCCCAAGTTTCTGATGCGGGAATGCCTGTGATTTCAGACCCAGGCTGGAATCTCGTTAAAAGATGCCATGAAGAAAAAATAAAGGTGGAAGTAATACCTGGACCAAGCGCTTTGACGAGTGCGGTAGCCATAAGTGGCTTTCCTGGAACTTATTTTTATTTCGTTGGCTTCATGCCAAAAGATAAGAACAGAAGAAGGCTTCTAAGAAAAATCAAAGATAACGAATTGATTGAACGCTTTGCTTTTTTCGAAAGTCCAGAGAGGTTGAAAAAAACACTGGAGGATATATACAATATCCTTGGAGATTGCAAAATCTTTATCGCAAGAGAACTTACAAAACTACACGAAGAGCACTTCTACGGAACAGTTTCTCAGGCATTGAAACATTTTGATAAAGTCAAAGGTGAGATAACGGTTGTCGTAGAAAAGCTAGAAGCCACAGAAATCCCAGAAGGTGAGGAAAGCCAGGATTTGGGATCTGGTGAATATATACGATAGAGCTATAGGAGAGAAATTGTATGCTCAAAATCGAGACAGGGGAACTGAAAGGTAGGACGGTCGATACTGTCCCAGACCCAAGAACAAGATATACATCAGCGATAATTAGAAGAAGTCTTGCAAACATGGTAGATTTTGAAGGAAAGACTTGCTTAGATGTATGTGCAGGTAGTGGTATCGTTGGTGTTGAGATGCTAAGTAATGGAGCACGGCATGTAACTTTTGTTGATGTTTCTGGTCTATCTATATCAACGATAAAAAGGAACATCAAAAAGTTAGGACTGGAAGAAAAAGTTGATATAAAGAGAATCGATGCACGCCGGTTTTTAGAATCTTATGCCGGCGTTTTTGATATTATCTATTCTGACCCTCCATATGAACTGGGAATTGTTAATGAAATTGCCTCGCGTGTTCATAACGTTATGGCTGATAATTCGATTTTCATCCTTCAATGTTCGAAAAGAGAAAAACCGAGTGAGAGTGTAATTGAAAAACTGAGAGTCGTAAAAGAAAAAGACTACGGTGATACTTTGTTGATTTTCTTTAAAAAAGCATGAATTTTGGGAAAGTTGTGATATAATTATTTAGGGGTGTTAAATATGCCGCTATCGTTTGCAAAGAAGGAGAAGGAAGTGATAGAGCGCTTACTTGCGCTATCCAAAAAGACAGTGGAAGCAAGTGTTACATTAAAAGAATTTTTTACTTGTTATTTCGAAGAAAGATGTGACGAAGCTCAGGATTATTTCCGGAGCATTAAACGCATAGAACATGAAGCCGATGAGCTAAGGCGTGGGATAATTTCCGATATATACAAGGGATTGTTCTTACCCGACATGCGTGAGGTTATCCATTCTTTGACGGAATCAGTTGATAAGATTGTTAACAAGTGTGAATCGGTTAGCAAGATTATAGATTACCAACACCCAAAAGTTCCGGATGAACTAAAAGAAAAGCTTATTGGGCAATTGGAATGTGCTGTAAACGCTGCCGAATCGTTTGTAAAGGCTGTCGAGAAACTTTTTGATAATCTTGATGAAGTACAACATTATGTGGTCGAGGTAGAAAGGTTCGAACACGAAGAGGATGTACTTGAAGAAGAATTGCTAAGGGCGATATTTGGTAAGGACACGCCTCTTGCTGAAAAGATGCAACTGAAGGAATTAGTAATAAATATAGGGGACATAGTTGATAGAACGGAAGACGCTTCTGACATATTGGAGGTATTGCTATTAAAGCTTGCGTACTGAACGTGCGCAATTTTTGGTTGATATCCTCTTTGATACTATTAGTCTTATTGATTTCAGGTCTCACTTTAGCTCAGCAAAATGATGATTATGGAGTATATTATGTTTACTATAATTCCCTAGTTCCAGTTTACAAAACGCTTTATAAAATAGACCCTTTTTTCGAGTATACCAAAGTAGCTGAATATAACTGGAAAAGACCAGAAACGAGACTTGTAGAAATTAGAAAACCAAAGAATCAAGAACCTTCGGTAATTCTTATACATGGGATAGATCCTAACGAAATAAATGGAGAATGGACAAATTACAAAAAGTACTTTATTGATACTTGGAAAAGATGTTTGCCGGAAGAATATGGGCTATATATTTTTGTCTATCCATCTTTAGATATCCCGTTAGAAGAAAGTGCTAAAAAACTTGTGCAAGAAATTCAAAAGTTAAGTTTAAGCACCGAGCAAAAGCGTTTTAATTTTTACGCCCACAGTATGGGTGGTTTGCTCTTAAGGTATGCTTTGCAAGACACTGGTTTTACAAATTATGTTGCAAAAATAATTTTTGCTGGAACTCCCCATATTGGTTCGCCATTTGCAAATTTAATTGTAATGAACAAAAAAATCCTAAAACTGAGAAACGATTGGGATTATCTCAAAATGATTTTGATTAGTGCAAACCTGTCAGGGATATTTATAGAAGCGCCAAACTACACTTATTTACAGTATGGAAGAGAACATCCCAGTATTCCGGAAACTGTTGAGTTTATGAATTTTGCAAGTTTAATAACAAACACCAATGAACCTATCGTTCAGAATATCTTGAAAACAGAGCCTTTTTCGAGTGTGGCTATGATTTTTCTGAATTCGGTAAGCAGGGTACTATTCCCAGAAGGGGAATTTACAAAAAATGATGGCATGGTTCCGCTGATTAGTGCAACCGCTTTTGGGAAGAGCAAAATATTTGAAGGTTTTGACCATTCGGATTTTATTTTGAGTGATATAATTGTAAAGAATGCAATAGAATTTTTCTATCCAATCGAGAAACCAGAAAAAGTTTCATGGAAGAATTGAAGAAGAAGGTGATGAACATTGCTATCCAAAACCATTAAAAGTGTTAGCTGGACTTTTATAATTTTAGTAAGCTTGTTCCTTCTCACTTCATGTTCAATACCATTTATTCCCGAAGTTCCGCCCGCAAGTTACTCGGTTGAGGCGGCTATAAATGTTATTGCAAATAAGTACATGTTGCTAGATACAGGATGGATAAACGGATTTGGTGACATGGAACTTGGAGAAGGTAGGTATGCAACTTTTGATGGTGTAGATGGATTTTTAATGGTCTTTAAATACGAAGACCCTGACCAGGCTAAAGCATCGTGGGACAAGATAACAAAAAGATACGGGAATCCGTTTAAGCTGAAGTATTTGAAAATAAACATGGGGACTTACGGTGTTTTTACAATCCGTTTGGAGAACACAGATTTGTACTGTTGGTATAAAGAGAATTGGCTATTTGTTATCACAGGTGACAAGATTGAAAAATTCGTGATGGATGTGAACAATATCTACAAGACTATAAGAACTGCACGATAAAGGTGCGATATGAAGTCAATGAATGAGGAGAAGTCAAAAAAAGTGAATTGGGCAGAAGAAAAGAAGCATATCGACTATTCTATAATCGGAGTAGACGAAGCAGGACGTGGACCTTTGTTCGGACCAGTTGTTGCAGCAGCGGTTTATTTTGATGAAGGGGTTTATATTGAAGGTATTGCCGATAGTAAGGCTTTGAGTGAGAAACAGCGTGAAGAACTTTACAATGAGATTTTTGCTCGTGCAAAATTTGGGTTAGGGCTTGCAACACCAGAGGAGATAGATTTATATAACATTTTCCATGCTACTGAACTTGCTATGAATCGTGCACTTGAGATATTAAGCCAGTTTGTGGAAATCAAAAATGTCTTTGTTGATGGAAAGAATTTGAAATTGAACATTCCAGCGGTCTGTGTTGTTAAGGGGGATTCAAAAATTTACCAGATATCTGCAGCATCTATTTTGGCGAAAGTTACACGTGATAAAATCATGGAGAAGTTCCATGCTCAGTATCCGGAATATAACTTGATAAAGCACAAAGGTTACCCTACACAAGAACATTTAGAACTTCTAAGAAAATATGGTCCAACACCTTTTCACAGGTTGAGTTTCGAACCAGTGATTAACCTAGTTTCAAAAGAGCTTCTTGACGATTGGCTCGACAGGAGATTAATTACTGAACAGAGATACAGGCATCTTCTTAATTTGCTGGAGGTGGATCTCTTTGGTAACACGAGAAGAAGTAAACGAAAAACCCGAGTCAAATGAACATAATTTGTTCGAAGCAAGAGTCTTAGATAAAGGTTTTGTTCGTCTTGTTGATATGATGGGTGATGATTACGCTGCAGTTAAAGCTGCCCGAGTTTCATACGGTCAAGGTCTAAAGACTCCGGAACGAGATAAAGCATTGATATTTTACTTAATGGAACACGGGCATGAAACTCCATTTGAACACATTGTTTTCACTTTCCACGTAAAGGCTCCACTTTTTGTTGCAAGGCAATGGTTTAGGCACAGGATAGGCTCGTTCAACGAGATAAGTCAGCGTTACACGGAGATAAAAGAGGAAGAGTTCTATATTCCCGAAAATGTTCGTGTTAATGTTCCTGAGGACAGACAAAAGGCAGTTCCTGTGGAAGATGAAGAACTGCTGGAAAAGGTTAAGGGTTTAATGGTAAAATCTTTTGATGACAGCTACAAGGTTTACAAAGAGTTATTGAGTCTAGGTGTTGCTAGGGAACTAGCAAGAATAGTTCTCCCATTGTCTACATACACGCAGTTTTATTGGACAGTCAATGCGCGAAGTCTTATGAATTTTCTAAACCTTCGCGCAGATTCGCATGCTCAATGGGAAATTCAGCAATACGCGATAGCAATTGCGAAAATGTTCAAAGAAAAATGTCCGTGGACGTACGAAGCCTTTACAAAATACGCTTACAGAGGTGATTTGCTTGAAGCTTAAAGAAGTGTTAGAGCTTGTCGAAGGTAGAGTTGTTGCACCGGAAAATGCAGATTTAGAGATAGAAATTTCTAAGGTTGCAGCTTCTGACCTGATGAGTGATGTTTTAGCTCTCTCTGAGCCAGGCTCTTTGCTTGTAACAGGACTCGCAACACCGCAATGTGCGAGAACTGCAGGTGTTGTGGGCATACCGGTAGTTTTGATTGTAAGGAATAGGGATATAATGCCAGAGACAATAAAGGCAGCAGAGCTTTCTGGTGTTGTTTTGTGTGTCACAAAAAAGGGAATGTACGAAGTTTGTGGTATACTTTACTCCGCAGGTCTTCAACCTGTTTATAACCAAGGTTGAAACTTTTGGATTACTTAAGAGGTGGTAGGGTTATGTTTTTGAATTTGGAACCGCTTTATTCATCAATTGTTGAGAACATAAAGGAACGAGTTTCAAAATTAGCAAGGCCACCGAAGTTGGCTGCTGTTACGTGTCAGCCTGACCCTTCTACACTGAGTTATTTGAGAAGTCAGGAGAAGCAAGCAAAAAGGTTGGGAATAGAGTTCGCAGTTTACGAAGCACCAAAGGCTTCGGATTTAAAACTGCTTTTACCCAAACTTTCTGCGGATGATACAGTCAATGGAATTTTTTTGACCCATCCACTACCATCAGATATTTCAGAATTGGAAGCAGTTTCTCTGATTTCTCCAGAAAAAGACGTTGAAGGAAGGCATCCCATCAGTCTTGGTAACATTATGTATGATAACCCTATTTTTCCACCATGCACTGCAGAAGCGGTTTTAAGAATAATAAAATATGTTACGAATCCATCCGGCAAGAGGATAACGGTAGTTGGTAGGAGCGTCACTGTTGGAAAACCTCTTAGCATGTTACTTTTGCAAAAAGGTGTAGATGCTACTGTTACCGTTTGTCATTCAAGAACTAAGGACCTTGCTGAAATAACGAAAAACTCAGAAATTGTGGTTGTTGCGATAGGAAAAGCAAAAGCACTCGGAAAAGAATACTTCAGTTCAGGGACACTGGTTATAGATGTAGGTATAAACGTTGAGAACGATGAAATATTTGGTGACGTGGACCCATCAGTTGCTGAGATTTGTGAACTCACACCAGTTCCTGGAGGAGTAGGTAGGATTACGACGCTCGTGTTAATGGAACATACTGTTAAAGCAGCCGAAATGGCAAGAAAATACTGATATATACCTTAGGAGGTGTTTAGAGTGAGATTAGTATTCGCTGGTGCACCTGACGTAGGTGCAACAACATCGACAGGAACGCAGACAAGTGCCTCAGGAGCCTTGATGCAAATGTTGATAATGCTCCTGATATTCTTCGCAATGATGTATTTCTTGGTTATTTTACCACAAAGAAGAAGAGAAAAAGAGTTTAGGCAAATGATTGAGAGCTTGAAAAAGGGTGACACAATTATTACAACTGGTGGGGTTGTTGGAAAAATAGTTGATATCAAAAAAGATGTAGTAAAAATAAAGAGCGCAAATTCTACTGAACTTGAAATTCACAAGGCTTATATAGCCAAAGTCATCAAGGAAAAAGAAGAGGTAAAAGAAGAAACAGAATCAAAAGACTAAACATTTGGGGGAGGGTTTATTGATGCGCTCAGATCGTGTAAGACTCATAGTCTCATTAATCCTACTTGTTGCGGCGATTGTTGCAATGCTCTTACCAGGTGGACGCCAGGCTAAAGGTCTTGCTAGACTTTTCAGCCGTATCAAACTCGGTTTGGACCTCAGTGGTGGTGTAAGGCTTGAGTACAAAGTAGATATCGAAAAGGGAGTAGAAAATCCAGCGGCAGTTGTGGATGATGTCTGGACAGTCCTTCGAAATAGACTTGACTCAGCAGGATACACAGAAGCAGTTGTTAAAAAGAGTTTCAGAGAGAATAATTCATTTATTATCATAGAAATACCAGATGCAACTGATACTACAAAAGCAGAAAAACTCGTTGGTTCAACTGGTTTGCTCTGGTTTGGACAAGCTATCGACGAAAGGGATTATGACCCTACAGTAAATCCAGATGATGTTAACCTTGCTCTAAGAGAAGGCGCACAATGGTATGCAGATAAGAATGGGAAAAAGTGGTACTTGATAAAGAAGGAAATAAACAACAGAAAGGACTTAGTTCTTGTTGGTCCTAGGGTTGTCGAGGCAGTGCCGACTATAGACCAGAAAGGAGTTGCCAACTACGTCGTTTCCTTCACACTCGACAAGCAATTTGTTGAGCTGTTCAAGAACATAACAAAAGAACTTTACGTTCCCGAACAAGTGTTGAACGCAGGCACGACTCAATACCAACTTGCGCTGAAAAAGAGACTTGCAATTGTGCTTGATGACAAAGTTCAGTTTGTTGGTTTTGTTGTTAGTCCTATCGAAGATGGAAGAGGACAGATTAGAGGTAATTTCACATTCGATGAGGCAAAAGAACTTGCTGCCATTCTTAGAAGCGGAGCATTACCAGCAAGACTTGAGAAAACAACAGCAAGCCTTGTATCACCAACACTTGGAAAAGACGTTCTCCAGCAATCATTAAATGCCGGTATCATTGGTATGATACTTGTTATGGTTTACATGATTGCCTTCTATGGAATTATGGGTATCGTAGCAGCTATCGGTATAATTTACGCACTGATAATAATCTTTGGTTTCCTTGCTGGGACAGGTGCTATACTAACACTCCCTGGTATTGCAGGTATCATCTTCACAATTGGTACACTTGTTGATGGTAATGTAATCATTTACGAAAGAATTAAAGAAGAAATCAGAGCAGGAAAGACACCTAAGGCTGCATTTGAAGTAGCATTCTCAAGGTCCTTCTGGACACTTTTTGATGCGAACCTTACAACGATTATTGCTGCTTTGTTCCTTTACTACTTTGGAACCGGAACAATAAAAGGCTTTGCAATAACGACTATCGTTGGTATCTTTGCAGCAATGTTCATGAACCTTGTATTCAGTAAATTCTTGTTTGATGCAATGGCCGGTGCTATTAGAGTTAGAAAAGCAGGGGGTGCGCAATAATGAAGATTGATTTCGTAGGAAAGAGATATTATTTCATAGCACTTTCTATTGTACTTATAGTCGTATCTCTCATTAGCATATTTACAAAAGGGTTCAACGTTGGACTTGAGTTTATTGGTGGTAGCGAGCTTGTTGTAAAAACTTCTGAAAATTATACAGTTGCTGATATTCGATCAAAAATTGCAAGTATCGGACCTGAATTTAAAAAGGCAAGAGTAGTAGAGGTTCATGCCATTGGACAAGCAGAGGAAAAGACATTTTCAATAGTCGTTGCCCCTAAAGATGAAAAAGGTGCTTTAAGAACTTACAAAGCAGAAGAAAAGGGTCAAATAGCAGCCAAAGTAGAAGAATTACTTAAAGGAAAAGTTGTATCTTTCAACGAAGTTAGTGGTGATGCAGCGGACGAAATAAAGAACCTTACATGGAAAGCCGTTGTTTTTACACTTCTTGGAATACTTGTGTACGTAGCGCTTAGATTCAAATTTGCATTTGGAGTTGGCGCAGTAGTTGCACTTATCCATGATGTAATTATCACCGCAGGATTTTACTCAATCTTTGGAGTAGAAATGAACATAGCAGCAATAGCAGCGCTATTGACGCTCGTTGGTTATTCTGTCAACGATACAATAATTGTCTTCGATAGGATTAGAGAATTTGGAAGAAAATACAAAGGAAAAGATATGGCTAACATAGTTAACGATAGTATAAACTCTGTTATCGTCAGAACTATAAATACGTCGCTCACAACATTCTTTACAGTATTCATGCTCTTATTATTTACAACAGGTAGCATTAAATCTTTTGCTTTCGGAATGACAATAGGTATAGTAGTGGGAACGTACTCATCTATATTCATAGCTTCTCCTATAGTTATTAAGTGGGGAAAATCGATATAAAAATCTCAAATAAACATGTTGGGGGCACCCACGTGCCCCTTTTTTGTAATATAAAAAGTAGATAACGGAGGTGGGATTTTGATATTTCTTTTCTCATCTATTTTGGCGGGTGTGATTCTCATTGTTTATCTAACTTTGACAGTGCTTGATAAGAGTACGGGAAATGAAAGAACTGAAAAGATCTCGAGAATTATCCAAAAAGGTGCGAGGTCTTTTCTATTTCAAGAGTACGCTGTATTCTTTCCCATAGTCTTTGTAATCGCTATACTTTTTGGCTTTTCTTCTGGATGGACTAACGCGATAGCGTTCATTATAGGTTCGATATTCTCGGTTCTTGCTGGATTTTTTGGAATGACAATTGCGACAAAATCAAATGCAAGAACTGCCTGGGGTGCAACAAAAGGTGTTGGTGAGGCACTTGATATAGCCTTTTCTGGTGGAGCAGTTATGGGTCTTGTTGTTTCTGTACTTGGACTTTTGGGATTAAGTATTGTGTATCTAACATTTGGTCTTAAAGCTGTCAGTTTTTACTCACTTGGTGCTTCCTTTTTTGCGTTATTTGCACGTGTTGGCGGTGGAATTTACACGAAGGCAGCAGACGTAGGAGCTGACATCGTTGGAAAGGTTGAAGCAAATTTACCAGAAGATGACCCAAGAAACCCAGCAGTTATAGCTGATAACGTTGGCGACAACGTTGGTGATGTTGCAGGAATGGGTGCAGACCTCTATGAATCTTACGTTGGTTCTATATTCTCAACAATAGTTCTTGGATATGCGCTCTTTGGTGACAAAGGGATTCTTCATACATTGTATATAATCTCATTTGGGCTTATCTCTTCGATACTTGCAATCATATTTGTGAAGGTTCTTTCAAGATTAAACACTGAACCAGCTGTAGCTCTGAGAATGGGAACTATATCTTCAAGTGTAATATTCCTCGTATTTGCACTCGCTTATGCTATTATAGAAAACAACATGAATTTATTTTGGACAGTTTTGACAGGTAATGTTGTTGGAGTATTTATCGGTCTTATAACTGAATGGTACACATCTGGTAAGAATGTTGAAAAATTGGCTCATTCAGCTGCAATGGGACCTGCTAACGTCATAATAAGCGGAACTGCACTTGGTATGGAATCGACAGCAGTAATTACAATATTGATTGCAGTAGGTACATTGATATCCTATAAGCTTTCAGGTCTTTACGGCATAGCGATGGCTGGTGTTGGAATGCTCGCAACACTTGCAATGAATCTTTCTGTTGATGCATATGGTCCAATTGCAGATAACGCTGGTGGGATTGCTCAGATGTCCGGACTTGATAAGAGCGTTAGAGAAATTACCGACAAACTTGATGCACTTGGAAATACAACTGCAGCTATGGGAAAGGGCTTTGCAATTGGTTCAGCTGCATTAACGGCGATAGCACTCTTCGCAAATTTTGGTTCTGTGGCACATGTTCAACAAATTCAACTCCAAGACCCGAACATGTTTATTGGTGCCCTCATTGGTGCTATGCTGACGTTTTTCTTTTCAGCACTTACCATGAACGCTGTCGGAGACGCTGCAAATGACATGGTTGAAGAGATAAGAAGACAGATTCGGGAAGTGCCGGGCATTTTGTCTGGAGCAGTCGACCCTGATTACGAAAGTTGTATAAAAATTGCTACAAAAGGTGCATTGAAAAGGATGGTATTACCCGCAGTTCTTGCAATTTTAGCTCCTATAGTCCTCATGGTAGGTTTAGGTGTTCAAGCAGTTGTAGGATTACTTATCGGTTCAACTGTTACTGGCGTTGCCCTGGCTATCTTTATGGCGAACTCTGGTGGTGCGTGGGATAATGCAAAGAAATATGTAGAAGAGGGGCATCTTGGAGGAAAAGGTTCGTTTGCTCATAAAGCGACAGTTGTTGGTGACACAGTTGGTGACCCATACAAGGATACTGCAGGACCATCGTTGAATATACTCATAAAGTTGATGGCAATAACGTCCATAGTATTCTACTCAATTGTGGGGAGGTGGCTATAAATGAGAAGGATAGGTGTTCTTTCTGTTGGAAATGATTGTCCAGGTTTAAACCCAGCAATCAGGTCGATT contains these protein-coding regions:
- the secD gene encoding protein translocase subunit SecD, with translation MRSDRVRLIVSLILLVAAIVAMLLPGGRQAKGLARLFSRIKLGLDLSGGVRLEYKVDIEKGVENPAAVVDDVWTVLRNRLDSAGYTEAVVKKSFRENNSFIIIEIPDATDTTKAEKLVGSTGLLWFGQAIDERDYDPTVNPDDVNLALREGAQWYADKNGKKWYLIKKEINNRKDLVLVGPRVVEAVPTIDQKGVANYVVSFTLDKQFVELFKNITKELYVPEQVLNAGTTQYQLALKKRLAIVLDDKVQFVGFVVSPIEDGRGQIRGNFTFDEAKELAAILRSGALPARLEKTTASLVSPTLGKDVLQQSLNAGIIGMILVMVYMIAFYGIMGIVAAIGIIYALIIIFGFLAGTGAILTLPGIAGIIFTIGTLVDGNVIIYERIKEEIRAGKTPKAAFEVAFSRSFWTLFDANLTTIIAALFLYYFGTGTIKGFAITTIVGIFAAMFMNLVFSKFLFDAMAGAIRVRKAGGAQ
- the secF gene encoding protein translocase subunit SecF — its product is MKIDFVGKRYYFIALSIVLIVVSLISIFTKGFNVGLEFIGGSELVVKTSENYTVADIRSKIASIGPEFKKARVVEVHAIGQAEEKTFSIVVAPKDEKGALRTYKAEEKGQIAAKVEELLKGKVVSFNEVSGDAADEIKNLTWKAVVFTLLGILVYVALRFKFAFGVGAVVALIHDVIITAGFYSIFGVEMNIAAIAALLTLVGYSVNDTIIVFDRIREFGRKYKGKDMANIVNDSINSVIVRTINTSLTTFFTVFMLLLFTTGSIKSFAFGMTIGIVVGTYSSIFIASPIVIKWGKSI
- a CDS encoding sodium-translocating pyrophosphatase, yielding MIFLFSSILAGVILIVYLTLTVLDKSTGNERTEKISRIIQKGARSFLFQEYAVFFPIVFVIAILFGFSSGWTNAIAFIIGSIFSVLAGFFGMTIATKSNARTAWGATKGVGEALDIAFSGGAVMGLVVSVLGLLGLSIVYLTFGLKAVSFYSLGASFFALFARVGGGIYTKAADVGADIVGKVEANLPEDDPRNPAVIADNVGDNVGDVAGMGADLYESYVGSIFSTIVLGYALFGDKGILHTLYIISFGLISSILAIIFVKVLSRLNTEPAVALRMGTISSSVIFLVFALAYAIIENNMNLFWTVLTGNVVGVFIGLITEWYTSGKNVEKLAHSAAMGPANVIISGTALGMESTAVITILIAVGTLISYKLSGLYGIAMAGVGMLATLAMNLSVDAYGPIADNAGGIAQMSGLDKSVREITDKLDALGNTTAAMGKGFAIGSAALTAIALFANFGSVAHVQQIQLQDPNMFIGALIGAMLTFFFSALTMNAVGDAANDMVEEIRRQIREVPGILSGAVDPDYESCIKIATKGALKRMVLPAVLAILAPIVLMVGLGVQAVVGLLIGSTVTGVALAIFMANSGGAWDNAKKYVEEGHLGGKGSFAHKATVVGDTVGDPYKDTAGPSLNILIKLMAITSIVFYSIVGRWL